From a region of the Coffea arabica cultivar ET-39 chromosome 3e, Coffea Arabica ET-39 HiFi, whole genome shotgun sequence genome:
- the LOC113736513 gene encoding putative late blight resistance protein homolog R1A-3 isoform X3, with amino-acid sequence MNWGINQYDPLLAALSAQVQDLEAKLTFLKSFIPFAKMRGTADIPALLLAHFEVVALTAARLSYMCSFWKNAEEMHNPQFYYRSTCSFKLLSIRAVDFHVYEIYKEVLAASNSSASLHRAVMDERILNNFNDSLIGRLWELLCCSSSFVDSMKDEMRILYAGLRFLRSILREHHEMMDEQNEKIGALLGEAGIIIFAPTLSRVIEGEVSFSRSTQVLGFCGMLANANIHIKHFKDQISGSRTIESLPNSSHSLRAPEVSQTSSRMLSKGKMPIDHEVMVGLDDEAEKVIEPLIKHFEDQLSVSSTIQSLPNSSHSLRAPEVSQTSSRMLSKGKMPIAREIMVGLDDEAAKVIERLVSGPEHVEIVPIVGMAGLGKTTLAKKVYNDNSIIYNFHIRLWCTVSQEYNKKSLLTQILCSDKEQSRMDEVLKNLNEHEFLDKLYKKLKRKRYLVIFDDVWDIKVWNELRISFPDDKNQSRIIFTSRSSNVASQVQYGGEPHYLHPLSEKQSFELLQKKVFGEEEECPQALHGLGMEIAEKCWGLPLALVVVAGVLATIEHDILVWKKFAESLTSTMVSGTDQWKKSLELSYEHLPYHLKACLLYFAAFREDEKIGAKSLMRLWIAEGFVEIIEGKRSEDTAEEYLMDLIGRNLVMVGKNRSIGGVKTCYVHDLIFEFCKGEAKEKKFLQVLRGYDELSTFNEPPNLPRLSICSSEEDFIKSRLFCPHLASLLFFDATPGYKKFKLLNISFLFCIYKHLNVLNLEGINLRLKELPAEVESLLCLRYLALVAERMRFIPPSIAKLSHLETFCLNSDEIVSLPDSIWNMKKLRHVCLWTGFVIRLPSNDNGVENLSTLPNLDTLSCLRLYEEGENLLRRIPNVRRLKISDRQTGNGVLNMSRLECLDSLTWRGNYSSGSWEHVEPPLPMNLKKLCLYDLGLPCSKMSLIERLPNLEVLKLRWRSMEGQKWELMEGGFPKLRVLTLECVKVAEWTEADPDSDDYFPCLQQLKLHDISNLKMMPACLESISTLEEIKVSSCGDGVKSLVREIEAAQEYNNGNENLKIIIID; translated from the coding sequence ATGAATTGGGGAATTAATCAATATGATCCTTTGCTTGCTGCTTTGAGTGCTCAAGTCCAAGATCTTGAAGCAAAGCTGACATTCTTGAAAAGCTTCATTCCCTTTGCCAAAATGCGAGGAACCGCAGATATTCCTGCCTTGCTATTGGCTCACTTTGAAGTGGTGGCTTTGACCGCAGCACGCCTCTCTTACATGTGttctttttggaaaaatgcTGAGGAAATGCACAATCCTCAGTTCTACTACAGAAGTACTTGCAGCTTCAAACTCCTCAGCATCAGAGCGGTTGATTTTCATGTCTACGAGATTTATAAGGAAGTACTTGCAGCGTCAAACTCCTCAGCATCATTACATAGAGCAGTGATGGATGAGCGGATATTGAACAACTTCAATGATTCTCTGATAGGTCGTCTCTGGGAGTTGTTGTGCTGCAGCTCTAGCTTTGTGGATTCTATGAAAGATGAAATGCGAATACTCTATGCAGGACTGAGGTTTTTGAGAAGCATTTTAAGGGAGCATCATGAGATGATGgatgaacaaaatgaaaaaattggagCTCTCCTGGGTGAGGCAGGCATTATAATATTCGCGCCCACTCTGAGCAGAGTGATAGAAGGAGAAGTTAGCTTCTCAAGATCCACCCAGGTTCTTGGTTTTTGTGGTATGCTGGCCAATGCCAACATCCATATCAAGCATTTTAAGGATCAGATCAGTGGCTCAAGAACTATAGAGAGTCTTCCTAATTCCTCTCATAGCTTAAGAGCACCAGAAGTTAGCCAGACTTCCAGCCGCATGCTATCAAAAGGTAAAATGCCAATAGACCATGAAGTCATGGTTGGTCTTGATGATGAGGCAGAAAAAGTAATTGAACCACTTATCAAGCATTTTGAGGATCAGCTCAGTGTCTCAAGTACTATACAGAGTCTTCCTAATTCCTCTCATAGCTTAAGAGCACCAGAAGTTAGCCAGACTTCCAGCCGCATGCTATCAAAAGGTAAAATGCCAATAGCTCGTGAAATCATGGTTGGTCTTGACGATGAGGCAGCAAAAGTAATTGAACGACTTGTAAGCGGACCAGAACATGTGGAAATTGTTCCCATTGTGGGAATGGCTGGGCTTGGTAAAACAACTTTAGCCAAAAAGGTTTACAATGATAATTCAATTATCTATAACTTCCACATTCGCCTTTGGTGTACTGTTTCTCAGGAATATAACAAGAAAAGCTTGTTAACACAAATTTTGTGCTCTGATAAAGAGCAGTCTAGGATGGATGAAGTGCTTAAAAACTTGAATGAACATGAATTTCTTGACAAGCTCTACAAAAAACTGAAGCGGAAGAGGTATCTTGTTATTTTTGATGATGTCTGGGACATTAAGGTATGGAATGAGCTGAGAATTTCATTCCCAGATGACAAAAACCAAAGTAGAATCATCTTCACTAGTCGATCTTCTAATGTAGCTTCACAGGTTCAATATGGTGGAGAACCTCACTATCTTCACCCACTCAGTGAGAAACAAAGTTTCGAATTGCTGCAGAAGAAGGTgtttggagaagaagaagaatgtcCTCAAGCATTGCATGGATTGGGAATGGAGATTGCTGAAAAGTGCTGGGGATTGCCACTTGCACTTGTTGTTGTAGCTGGAGTCCTAGCAACTATAGAGCATGatattttggtttggaaaaagtttGCTGAAAGTTTAACTTCAACCATGGTGTCTGGTACAGACCAGTGGAAGAAGTCCTTGGAGCTCAGTTATGAGCATCTACCATATCACTTGAAGGCATGCTTGCTGTATTTTGCTGCATTTCGAGAAGATGAAAAAATTGGTGCCAAGAGTTTGATGCGTCTATGGATTGCAGAAGGGTTTGTGGAAATAATTGAAGGAAAGAGATCAGAGGATACTGCAGAAGAATATTTGATggacctaattggccgaaaccTAGTTATGGTAGGTAAGAACAGATCCATTGGTGGAGTCAAAACTTGTTACGTTCACGATTTGATATTTGAGTTCTGTAAGGGCGAggcgaaagaaaagaaattcctTCAGGTCCTGCGAGGATATGATGAGCTTTCTACCTTTAATGAGCCTCCCAACCTACCTCGGTTGTCCATTTGCTCCAGTGAAGAAGATTTTATAAAGTCAAGGCTATTTTGTCCGCATTTAGCCAGTCTGCTATTCTTTGATGCTACTCCAGGATATAAGAAGTTTAAGTTGCTTAATATCTCCTTCCTTTTTTGCATCTACAAACATCTTAACGTTCTGAATTTAGAGGGCATTAACCTAAGGCTGAAGGAGCTTCCAGCTGAAGTCGAATCACTTCTTTGTTTGAGGTACTTAGCCCTTGTAGCAGAGCGCATGAGATTCATTCCACCATCTATAGCCAAGCTCTCAcatttggaaaccttttgtctAAATTCTGATGAGATTGTTTCATTGCCAGATAGCATCTGGAACATGAAGAAGTTGAGgcatgtatgtttgtggactgGCTTCGTTATTCGTCTGCCTTCCAATGACAACGGTGTTGAAAACCTCTCCACTTTACCCAATTTAGACACACTCTCTTGTTTGCGTCTTTATGAAGAGGGAGAGAACTTATTGAGAAGGATTCCCAACGTTCGCCGACTTAAAATTTCCGATCGTCAGACTGGAAATGGAGTGTTGAACATGAGCCGACTAGAATGCCTAGATTCACTCACCTGGCGGGGCAATTACTCCTCAGGTTCATGGGAACATGTTGAGCCTCCCCTTCCcatgaatttgaagaagttgtgTCTTTACGATCTGGGTCTTCCCTGTAGTAAAATGTCATTGATTGAACGACTACCCAACCTTGAAGTCCTAAAATTAAGATGGCGGTCAATGGAGGGCCAAAAATGGGAGCTGATGGAAGGAGGATTCCCTAAACTCAGGGTCTTGACTTTGGAATGTGTAAAAGTTGCGGAGTGGACAGAGGCAGACCCTGACAGTGATGATTACTTCCCGTGCCTTCAGCAATTAAAGCTCCACGATATTTCTAATTTGAAAATGATGCCTGCTTGTTTAGAGAGTATATCTACTCTTGAAGAAATTAAGGTGAGTTCTTGCGGAGATGGCGTCAAATCTTTAGTACGGGAAATTGAAGCAGCACAGGAATATAATAATGGAAACGAGAATCTGAAGATCATCATCATAGATTGA